In Saccharothrix syringae, the following are encoded in one genomic region:
- a CDS encoding DUF1269 domain-containing protein, with protein sequence MATLTIWRFDTAAGADDAARVLATLARRELIKIHDAAVVAWPADRKKPKIRQVNDLRGRGALTGAFWGTLLGLLFLMPLVGAAVGAAAGALTAGLADFGIDDDLIKEVRSRVTPGSSALFVLSSDAVIDKVRDVFAGGEQPELLYTNLSEEQERALREAFADD encoded by the coding sequence ATGGCTACCTTGACCATCTGGCGGTTCGACACGGCCGCCGGCGCGGACGACGCCGCGAGGGTGCTGGCGACCCTGGCCCGGCGCGAGCTGATCAAGATCCACGACGCGGCCGTGGTCGCGTGGCCGGCCGACCGCAAGAAGCCGAAGATCCGCCAGGTCAACGACCTGCGGGGCCGCGGCGCGCTCACCGGCGCCTTCTGGGGCACCCTGCTGGGCCTGCTGTTCCTGATGCCCCTGGTCGGCGCGGCGGTCGGTGCCGCGGCCGGCGCCCTGACCGCCGGGCTGGCCGACTTCGGCATCGACGACGACCTCATCAAGGAGGTCCGCTCCCGCGTCACGCCGGGCTCGTCGGCGCTGTTCGTGCTCAGCTCCGACGCGGTGATCGACAAGGTCCGCGACGTGTTCGCCGGGGGAGAGCAGCCCGAACTGCTCTACACCAACCTCTCCGAGGAGCAGGAGAGGGCGTTGCGCGAGGCGTTCGCCGACGACTGA
- a CDS encoding AAA family ATPase — protein sequence MADRQAPSEPDPARTVAPPKLRVPTPAPPVVKRDRLLRALDEHTSAGSAPPPITVVTGPAGSGKTTALATWAARRAATNPVGWVSLDAHDNAPAYLWTAITEALRTVVHPPNHPASLPPATSAAEPDHPAAVIAALDRATTPVCLVVDDVHVLTDRTALRGLELLVRHTPAQLRLVLAGRSTPPLRLSRLRLEGRLREVDGRQLAFTRQEAEALFTGHHVELAPDDVDLVLRRTDGWTAGLRLVALSVAAAGSGEDTPLQGAVPMVSEYLAEEVLGRQPEHVREFMVSTSICDTVCADLAAAVSEQPGTGPLLHDLSRANSLVTAVEGAEGWYRYHPMLREHLLAELDRSRPRDRPRLHHIAATWHRDAGRPLTALEHAVQAEHPDLIGDLVGAAGLGEILRSDGDRLHDLLKLMPATAFGRPVVALIAAFAALERGNVPLADWLTAQVDNPARALKSDHARALHATVRLRRARFDGECAEALAAMRTTTAGRTGDLDLDVAARLNRGIAELWRGEHEAADEDLYQGLRLAAEQRLDHAVLLSLVHLAALACARGDLAVMVEHASRAVEFAVERHWERKPGTALAYALLAVAAHQRLDDVEASRLASLGAEVLSEPTDRTVELTVASAHAVTAFQDAGDPHAVVAALWRQWDGFQQPFVAAHLVASVAPAVQRMALRVGEHQWAGAMAPRIEAALGPCGEHALLSATVQSHRVGQARKLIEPVLSGELPCVAASTLIDVWLLEATLAEREGAAQQAHEAVRRALSAAEPLNAVRPFLEAGKPIRDLLATGAGRFGRLDRYATTVMLALPTAGTGTVDGLTVRERDLLVELPSMRTAEEIANSMFVSVNTVKTHLRGIYRKLGVSQRRDAVVVARQRGLI from the coding sequence ATGGCTGACCGGCAAGCCCCGTCGGAACCCGACCCCGCCCGTACGGTGGCGCCGCCCAAGCTCCGCGTGCCGACCCCGGCCCCGCCGGTGGTGAAGCGGGACCGCCTGCTCCGGGCGCTGGACGAGCACACGTCGGCCGGGTCCGCGCCACCGCCCATCACCGTGGTGACCGGTCCCGCCGGTTCGGGCAAGACCACCGCCCTGGCGACCTGGGCGGCGCGGCGCGCGGCGACGAACCCGGTCGGCTGGGTGAGCCTGGACGCGCACGACAACGCGCCCGCCTACCTGTGGACCGCCATCACCGAGGCGTTGCGGACGGTCGTGCACCCCCCGAACCACCCGGCGTCCCTGCCACCCGCGACCTCGGCGGCCGAACCGGACCACCCCGCCGCCGTGATCGCCGCGCTCGACCGGGCCACCACACCGGTGTGCCTGGTCGTGGACGACGTGCACGTGCTGACCGACCGCACCGCCCTGCGCGGCCTGGAACTGCTCGTGCGGCACACCCCGGCGCAGCTGCGGCTGGTGCTGGCCGGTCGCAGCACGCCCCCGCTGCGGCTGTCCCGGCTCCGGCTGGAGGGCAGGCTGCGCGAGGTCGACGGGCGGCAGCTCGCGTTCACCAGGCAGGAGGCCGAGGCGCTGTTCACCGGCCACCACGTGGAACTGGCACCGGACGACGTGGACCTGGTGCTGCGGCGCACCGACGGGTGGACCGCGGGCCTGCGGCTCGTCGCCCTGTCGGTGGCCGCCGCCGGGTCGGGTGAGGACACCCCGCTGCAGGGCGCCGTGCCGATGGTCTCCGAGTACCTGGCCGAGGAAGTCCTCGGCCGCCAACCGGAGCACGTCCGGGAGTTCATGGTGAGCACCAGCATCTGCGACACCGTCTGCGCGGACCTGGCCGCCGCCGTGTCCGAGCAGCCCGGCACCGGACCCCTGCTGCACGACCTGAGCCGCGCCAACTCGCTGGTGACGGCCGTGGAGGGCGCCGAGGGCTGGTACCGCTACCACCCCATGCTGCGCGAACACCTCCTGGCCGAACTGGACAGGTCGAGACCGCGGGACCGCCCGCGGCTGCACCACATCGCCGCGACGTGGCACCGCGACGCGGGAAGACCGCTGACCGCTCTGGAGCACGCCGTCCAGGCCGAGCACCCGGACCTGATCGGCGACCTGGTCGGCGCGGCCGGCCTCGGCGAGATCCTGCGCAGCGACGGCGACCGCCTGCACGACCTGCTCAAGCTCATGCCAGCCACCGCGTTCGGCCGCCCCGTCGTGGCGCTGATCGCGGCGTTCGCCGCGCTGGAGCGGGGCAACGTCCCGCTGGCCGACTGGCTGACGGCCCAGGTCGACAACCCCGCCCGCGCGCTGAAGAGCGACCACGCCCGGGCGCTGCACGCCACCGTCCGCCTGCGCCGCGCCCGGTTCGACGGCGAGTGCGCCGAAGCCCTCGCCGCCATGCGCACGACCACGGCGGGCCGGACCGGCGACCTCGACCTGGACGTCGCCGCCCGCCTCAACCGGGGCATCGCCGAGCTGTGGCGGGGCGAGCACGAGGCCGCCGACGAGGACCTGTACCAGGGCCTGAGGCTGGCCGCGGAACAACGGCTCGACCACGCCGTCCTGCTGAGCCTGGTGCACCTCGCGGCGCTGGCGTGCGCCCGCGGCGACCTCGCCGTCATGGTCGAGCACGCGAGCCGGGCGGTCGAGTTCGCGGTGGAACGCCACTGGGAGCGCAAACCCGGCACCGCCCTGGCGTACGCGCTCCTCGCGGTCGCGGCGCACCAGCGCCTGGACGACGTGGAGGCGTCCCGCTTGGCGTCGCTGGGCGCGGAGGTGCTGTCCGAACCGACCGATCGCACGGTGGAGCTGACCGTGGCCAGCGCGCACGCCGTCACCGCCTTCCAGGACGCCGGCGACCCGCACGCCGTGGTGGCCGCCCTGTGGCGGCAGTGGGACGGTTTCCAGCAGCCTTTTGTCGCGGCGCACCTGGTCGCGTCCGTGGCGCCCGCGGTCCAGCGCATGGCGCTGCGGGTGGGGGAGCACCAGTGGGCGGGCGCGATGGCGCCGAGGATCGAGGCGGCACTGGGTCCCTGCGGGGAGCACGCGCTGCTGTCGGCCACGGTGCAGTCGCACCGGGTCGGCCAGGCCCGCAAGCTGATCGAACCCGTGCTCAGCGGCGAACTGCCCTGCGTCGCCGCGTCGACCCTGATCGACGTGTGGCTGCTCGAAGCGACGCTGGCGGAGCGCGAAGGCGCCGCCCAGCAAGCGCACGAGGCCGTGCGCAGGGCGTTGAGCGCCGCCGAACCCCTCAACGCCGTCCGCCCGTTCCTGGAGGCGGGCAAACCGATCCGCGACCTGCTGGCCACGGGCGCCGGGCGGTTCGGCAGGTTGGACCGCTACGCCACCACCGTGATGCTGGCCCTGCCGACCGCCGGCACGGGCACGGTCGACGGCCTGACCGTCCGGGAACGCGACCTGCTGGTGGAGTTGCCGTCGATGCGCACCGCCGAGGAGATCGCCAACTCGATGTTCGTGTCGGTCAACACGGTCAAGACCCACCTGCGCGGCATCTACCGCAAGCTCGGCGTCAGCCAACGCCGGGACGCCGTGGTCGTGGCCCGCCAACGCGGGTTGATCTGA
- a CDS encoding MFS transporter yields MTERGRAVVAPLALAQFIASYAATTMTVSISAIAADLGTTVAGVQTTITLFTLTMAALMVPGSRLTDVLGRKACFVGGLVVYGAGALLAALAPGPWLMTLGYSVLEGVGSALMIPPIYILVTVLFDDLAARARNFGVVSAAGGLGAAAGPLIGGLVTSGVGWRASFLLQVAVVVVVLVWSRRVTDPVPRGPRPRFDVRGAVLSAAGLALVVIGVLGTGAHGWSSWRVWSSVGLGVVVLWCFSRHVRACERAGRDPLCPSRVFRDLGSNLGLVTQLVQWLVLQGAFFVVSVYLQQVRGLDAIGTGLVLLPATAGVLLAAAVAERAARGHPQRRLIRIGFAATVAGVALLLALVRKDTTLLSFVPGLLVLGAGLGTMLTASVTLVQSAWPPDAQGAISGVSRSASNLGASLGTALAGSVVAGSADGRTFAAALAVLGGVAVAGFGVALLLPRRSGAQPS; encoded by the coding sequence GTGACGGAACGGGGACGTGCGGTGGTGGCGCCGTTGGCGCTGGCGCAGTTCATCGCGAGCTACGCGGCGACCACCATGACGGTGTCGATCAGCGCGATCGCCGCGGACCTGGGCACGACGGTGGCCGGCGTGCAGACCACGATCACGCTGTTCACCCTGACGATGGCCGCCCTGATGGTGCCCGGCAGCAGGCTGACCGACGTGCTGGGCCGCAAGGCGTGCTTCGTCGGCGGGCTCGTCGTGTACGGGGCGGGCGCGCTGCTCGCCGCGCTCGCGCCGGGGCCGTGGCTGATGACGCTCGGGTACTCGGTGCTGGAGGGCGTCGGTTCGGCGCTGATGATCCCGCCGATCTACATCCTCGTCACGGTCCTGTTCGACGACCTCGCGGCGCGGGCCCGCAACTTCGGGGTGGTCAGCGCCGCGGGCGGGCTGGGCGCGGCGGCCGGGCCGCTGATCGGCGGGCTGGTCACCAGCGGCGTCGGGTGGCGGGCGTCGTTCCTGCTCCAGGTGGCCGTCGTGGTGGTGGTCCTGGTGTGGTCCCGGCGCGTCACCGACCCGGTGCCGCGCGGGCCCCGGCCGCGGTTCGACGTGCGGGGCGCGGTGCTGTCGGCGGCCGGGTTGGCCCTGGTCGTGATCGGTGTCCTGGGGACCGGGGCGCACGGCTGGTCCTCGTGGCGGGTGTGGTCGTCGGTGGGGTTGGGCGTCGTGGTGCTGTGGTGCTTCTCCCGGCACGTCCGGGCGTGCGAGCGCGCCGGCCGCGACCCGCTGTGCCCGTCCCGGGTCTTCCGCGACCTCGGGTCGAACCTCGGCCTGGTCACGCAACTGGTGCAGTGGCTGGTGCTCCAGGGCGCGTTCTTCGTGGTCTCGGTGTACCTCCAGCAGGTCCGCGGGCTGGACGCGATCGGCACCGGCCTGGTGCTGCTGCCGGCCACGGCCGGGGTGCTGCTCGCGGCGGCGGTGGCGGAGCGGGCGGCGCGCGGGCACCCCCAGCGGCGGCTGATCCGCATCGGGTTCGCGGCGACCGTCGCGGGCGTGGCGCTGCTGCTGGCGCTGGTGCGCAAGGACACCACGCTGCTGTCGTTCGTCCCCGGGTTGCTGGTGCTCGGCGCCGGGCTGGGGACGATGCTCACGGCGTCGGTGACGCTGGTCCAGTCGGCGTGGCCGCCCGACGCGCAGGGCGCGATCTCCGGGGTCTCCCGCAGCGCGTCGAACCTGGGCGCGTCACTCGGTACCGCGCTGGCCGGGTCCGTCGTGGCCGGGTCGGCGGACGGGAGGACCTTCGCCGCGGCCCTGGCCGTGCTCGGGGGCGTGGCGGTCGCGGGGTTCGGCGTGGCGCTGCTGCTGCCCCGGCGGTCCGGTGCCCAGCCCTCGTGA
- a CDS encoding DUF1269 domain-containing protein, with protein sequence MGAVVSGGAVVVWGFGTEDGAREALELLEERWAAGGPALCDAVVVRWPSSGRRAVVRRPGRVVGDAVLGGAAWGVLLGLVVPGPLLGVVVGAGVGAGVGGLVALLTRPGIPVGAVDEVRRRVVPGTSALVLLPADAADRLSRASGAEPGRHP encoded by the coding sequence GTGGGTGCCGTGGTGAGCGGGGGAGCGGTGGTGGTGTGGGGTTTCGGCACCGAGGACGGCGCCCGGGAGGCGTTGGAGCTGCTGGAGGAGCGGTGGGCGGCGGGTGGACCGGCGTTGTGCGACGCGGTGGTGGTGCGGTGGCCGAGCAGTGGTCGTCGGGCCGTGGTCCGGCGGCCGGGGCGGGTGGTGGGTGATGCCGTGCTGGGGGGTGCGGCCTGGGGCGTGCTGCTCGGGTTGGTCGTCCCCGGGCCCCTGCTCGGGGTGGTGGTGGGCGCGGGTGTGGGTGCCGGGGTCGGTGGGCTGGTCGCCTTGCTGACGCGGCCGGGCATCCCGGTCGGCGCGGTCGACGAGGTGCGCCGGCGGGTCGTGCCGGGGACGTCCGCGCTGGTGCTGCTGCCCGCCGACGCCGCCGACCGGTTGTCACGGGCCAGTGGCGCGGAACCGGGCCGGCACCCGTGA